A window of the Zootoca vivipara chromosome 14, rZooViv1.1, whole genome shotgun sequence genome harbors these coding sequences:
- the LOC118093266 gene encoding hemoglobin subunit alpha-A isoform X1 → MALGAFGLDGAERGPSASTTPRRDRPFRIVRLLHPRQLSQGRKGLGSPTPRVPRKEREGRPPRRRSPSGADSAPPSGKGHACQRLFQGPHLAGDSVQGARVQGAPRLLAAHPTTKTYFHHLDLSPDSAQLRALGKKVVDALSRAVENLDDLPGALGKLSELHAFELQVSPTSFECLNHCILVTIGAHSRGTLDPALLLSLDKFLSSVAHVLTSCYR, encoded by the exons atggctctcggGGCTTTCGGGCTGGACGGAGCCGAGCGGGGCCCTTCTGCGAGCACAACCCCACGCCGAGACCGGCCCTTCCGAATCGTCCGTCTGCTTCATCCCCGTCAGCTCAGCCAGGGGCGCAAAGGCCTGGGGAGCCCCACCCCACGAGTCCCCCGAAAGGAACGGGAAGGAAGACCCCCAAGGAGACGGAGCCCTTCTGGGGCTGACTCTGCGCCCCCTTCCGGCAAAGGCCACGCGTGCCAGCGGCTCTTTCAGGGCCCCCACCTAGCAGGCGACTCGGTCCAAGGGGCCCGGGTTCAAGGAGCGCCAAG GCTGCTGGCGGCgcaccccaccaccaagacctACTTCCACCATCTCGACCTCTCGCCGGACTCGGCCCAGCTGCGGGCGCTGGGCAAGAAGGTGGTGGACGCACTCAGCCGCGCCGTCGAGAACCTGGACGACCTGCCGGGCGCCCTCGGCAAGCTCAGCGAGCTGCACGCCTTCGAGCTGCAGGTGTCGCCCACCAGCTTCGAG TGCCTTAACCACTGCATCCTGGTGACCATCGGTGCCCACAGTCGCGGCACCCTCGACCCGGCGCTCCTCCTTTCCCTGGACAAATTCCTGAGCAGCGTCGCCCACGTCCTGACCTCCTGCTATCGCTAG
- the LOC118093266 gene encoding hemoglobin subunit alpha isoform X2, whose product MGLTEEEKKRVRAIWVPVSRHAEAVGVEVLTRLLAAHPTTKTYFHHLDLSPDSAQLRALGKKVVDALSRAVENLDDLPGALGKLSELHAFELQVSPTSFECLNHCILVTIGAHSRGTLDPALLLSLDKFLSSVAHVLTSCYR is encoded by the exons ATGGGGCTGACCGAGGAAGAGAAGAAGCGCGTGAGGGCCATCTGGGTCCCCGTGAGCCGACACGCCGAAGCCGTGGGCGTCGAGGTGCTCACCAG GCTGCTGGCGGCgcaccccaccaccaagacctACTTCCACCATCTCGACCTCTCGCCGGACTCGGCCCAGCTGCGGGCGCTGGGCAAGAAGGTGGTGGACGCACTCAGCCGCGCCGTCGAGAACCTGGACGACCTGCCGGGCGCCCTCGGCAAGCTCAGCGAGCTGCACGCCTTCGAGCTGCAGGTGTCGCCCACCAGCTTCGAG TGCCTTAACCACTGCATCCTGGTGACCATCGGTGCCCACAGTCGCGGCACCCTCGACCCGGCGCTCCTCCTTTCCCTGGACAAATTCCTGAGCAGCGTCGCCCACGTCCTGACCTCCTGCTATCGCTAG
- the LOC118093265 gene encoding hemoglobin subunit alpha-2: MVLTDDDKNHVKAVWAEIQSHAGDIGAEAITRMFAAHPTTKTYFAHIDVHPGSADIKAHGKKVAAAIGEAVAHIDNIAGALDKLSDLHAQKLRVDPVNFALLSHCILVAIAANHQGLLKANTLVSMDKFLGRVGIVLTSKYR; this comes from the exons ATGGTGTTGACAGACGACGACAAGAACCACGTGAAGGCCGTTTGGGCCGAGATCCAGTCCCACGCCGGGGACATCGGCGCCGAGGCCATCACCAG GATGTTCGCAGCgcaccccaccaccaagacctACTTCGCGCACATCGACGTGCACCCCGGCTCCGCTGACATCAAGGCGCACGGCAAGAAGGTCGCGGCGGCCATCGGTGAGGCCGTGGCGCACATCGACAACATCGCCGGCGCCCTCGACAAGCTCAGCGACCTGCATGCCCAGAAGCTGCGCGTGGACCCCGTCAACTTCGCG CTGCTGAGCCACTGCATTCTAGTGGCCATCGCCGCCAACCACCAGGGGCTCCTCAAGGCCAACACCCTCGTCTCCATGGACAAGTTCCTGGGCCGCGTCGGCATCGTGCTGACCTCCAAGTACCGCTAG